A stretch of Ranitomeya variabilis isolate aRanVar5 chromosome 3, aRanVar5.hap1, whole genome shotgun sequence DNA encodes these proteins:
- the USF3 gene encoding basic helix-loop-helix domain-containing protein USF3 — MPEMTQNASPNKSKHRKKNRESHNEVERHRKKKINSGINRIGDLIPCSPALKQSKNMILDQAFKYITELKRQNDELLLNGGNNEQASEIKKLRRELSEIQKENARYIELLKSNDICLYDDPTLTWKGNSRNSKASLIASADQTPKLPLCLNGNQLGSSNQGTTVHGITFNVGHNLQKQTANVVPVQRTCNLVTPITISGVYPLDKTWQPNSTSPPTTAAVVESTSLPVTIAQTTANLVVSKGKDITPSPTSSAVSFPLVAGAATPMISSSHAQEGIVVEQNVHENVASVSSNLPSQVRLADIPGISLQVSVNAPEKTSAASGCAETVKNVGKDTLPGVAIASSIGVVIHSREGNSSLEVPAGTSASMLSAPSLEAIWSLSPGLPDLKSIGSLSRIPSDGNTQTTWTTLQLAGNTVQPLSLSSSAVTPAPVTELPVASKETPNHHPVMACINMNNMAPSEIKPVEQVMVKMPSCHPVQVQSLITQPQAQSTTSILPLHPPVQVIQVAQPFGPAINPAPANQNIILLQPPAPAPCPPVPKPPVGQQIVIIQATPNQNSLPLTAQPAPSVVMPINATSPVVCPSNPVQNAVIPQTFGGKHLVHILPRPSPVLPSSTAQQVPAPAAAAANQQPPTISLNGQLFALQPMNPTSGSSNQTPMQIIQPTTSEDPNTNVALNTFGALANLSQNISQLAGHNCLQFTLNPPAPPTSTTSVNCVSLSGTGVTATVAETSSTLPIKSVMTKPLSVKPATNAAMAGAKPKKTVKKPTVKKGASAKKDPAAATKPEPLKTQTSNGPHIEMEKAPDLATASTIEEKAGGQSSESSPSEKPNDVRNPANAEGNPTSSDQRHDKLSAAHFENPAEEDSGAQNKRRPDPECFTGDVDPGNHPIIAETLQEPQVVESPQDSIDVTSGRSSDHVTASRPCQEEGGTPTLTAADLLETQILTDDPNEKSLSLKGDCKDLDSQGPPFRKVKTKEPVTMGETRPEPVIPNPNQTGNSEQDGGSNASATNRQTDSPSSGSSASSRNFSVASMLPDANRDDVVSGASLGPAFSGCGFSEQNDIVAVAARAIFDHETLSKVRSRVQAEPGRSVPVSTSSEAEALPTDCRLPFKPHVAKENPSRLQPSSHSFTPTDTNGRPCVDRLVEKSNCAIMNAASLSLQISTSQSQSVTSLSINNLIDPVGVNHSVNCASVLQTSENMSMPLSTNTSMSSSTYESQTEVTTAMSDYSHEQVHSMSSAVMQVSRPTVPLLKQTLDARKESNKRSAHEDGMLPAAKRPKQCLVPIRLDRLQSLGSVTEQNEVMVGHVVSDSSASAVSISSSVQSRSEGLSNLLTSNNNFINPTLRQSDLRCNSQPSVSEQGQIGNQHLQPLHSHQQQVPLHSNNPYLKQQQQQAGHLRDHHHLYQQQQVPHVDRSLRPQSHNIQQQRMVQQDVQMQKKQNPVQGAQAARLSLQQKHLTEQNRHKSGQPHHQQIQQQQQIPPHFGNAQAEKPCENSAPSRGLHIAHPHGHVSQDMLHQHQQDINRLQGSIMSSEHLSGHNQVQRLMTSRSLEQQMASQVNVVSRPPNMTCVPHRQERNRVSSYSAEALIGKSTSNTEPRIGVSVQASRVSEQIEMRKYLDVSRNKVLPTHNLQGHMSIEHGINAESQRLPECQTYKPGGLPQQQAASFEVQTSRNNEGGTNTNMRGLQSQNYRISQNSNSAMDRQKHLPYQSVQEVPIANTLPIRENENSCHQTFMQSLLAPHIGDQAGASQRSISSHQRMQYNTSSSIEFSCPPARESLHLRRENEGQNRESCDLVMGQVNPRNNSLNIPFSSSSGDIQGRNTSPHMQKSVRGSDGQTKNQLNIQVSINMHGVVHPPIPHHSITHGNGDQRQTVRQTNHSVAQRSRHSLQEEPDAKTRQPERNRSGNQRHGNMFDSALPPLPLAGPSSMILGRQQPVTEKRTGIVRFMPDSPQVSAENPAPDQHTLTQNFGFPFIPEGTMNPPINANASFIPPVTQTTATRTPALIPVDPQNTLPSFYPPYSPAHPSLSNDLTLPYFSNQMFPNPSTEKPNGNRFGSILSPPRPVGFSQTTFPLLPEMPPMHMTNPSHLSNFNLTSLFPEIATALPADGSAVSPLLSISHPSASDSSKQTSNRPAHNISHILGHDSSSAV, encoded by the exons ATGCCGGAGATGACTCAGAATGCAAGTCCTAATAAATCCAAGCATAG GAAGAAAAACCGTGAGAGCCACAATGAGG tggaAAGACATAGGAAGAAGAAAATAAACTCTGGGATCAATCGGATCGGAGACCTCATCCCCTGCTCTCCCGCCCTAAAGCAG AGCAAGAACATGATTCTGGATCAAGCTTTCAAGTACATCACCGAGCTGAAGCGGCAAAACGACGAGCTGCTGCTAAACGGAGGGAACAATGAGCAAG CCAGTGAGATTAAAAAACTCAGAAGGGAGTTGTCAGAGATCCAAAAAGAAAACGCTCGTTACATCGAATTATTGAAGAGCAATGACATCTGTCTGTACGACGACCCGACGCTGACCTGGAAAGGCAACTCCAGAAACTCGAAAGCCTCACTGATCGCTTCTGCTGACCAAACCCCGAAACTTCCGCTCTGCCTCAATGGTAACCAGCTGGGCTCTTCTAACCAGGGAACCACTGTGCACGGCATCACCTTCAACGTGGGTCATAACCTCCAGAAGCAAACGGCCAACGTTGTGCCGGTGCAAAGAACGTGCAACCTGGTGACGCCCATCACTATCTCCGGTGTTTACCCCTTGGACAAAACATGGCAGCCAAATTCAACATCTCCTCCAACCACTGCAGCTGTTGTTGAGTCAACGAGTCTTCCTGTGACCATAGCACAGACCACGGCAAACCTCGTTGTGTCCAAGGGCAAAGATATCACACCTTCTCCGACCAGCTCTGCCGTTTCATTTCCACTAGTGGCTGGTGCAGCGACTCCAATGATAAGTTCTTCCCATGCACAAGAAGGGATTGTTGTGGAGCAAAATGTGCACGAAAATGTTGCATCTGTCAGCAGCAATCTTCCCTCACAAGTTCGTCTCGCAGACATTCCTGGAATTAGCTTGCAGGTGTCTGTAAATGCTCCAGAAAAGACGTCTGCAGCTTCCGGTTGTGCCGAGACTGTAAAGAATGTAGGGAAGGACACTTTGCCCGGCGTCGCCATTGCATCCAGTATAGGTGTCGTCATCCATTCGAGAGAAGGAAATTCATCTCTAGAGGTCCCAGCCGGTACCAGTGCGTCCATGTTGTCTGCTCCTTCGCTGGAAGCCATCTGGTCCCTGTCGCCCGGATTACCGGATTTGAAGAGCATCGGAAGCCTATCTCGCATCCCGTCTGATGGAAACACTCAAACTACATGGACGACGTTACAACTTGCGGGAAACACTGTGCAGCCATTAAGTCTGTCGTCCTCTGCTGTGACTCCCGCACCTGTGACCGAGCTTCCAGTGGCCTCAAAAGAAACTCCAAATCACCATCCAGTTATGGCTTGTATAAACATGAACAACATGGCGCCCTCAGAAATCAAGCCCGTGGAGCAAGTAATGGTGAAAATGCCTTCTTGTCATCCCGTACAAGTCCAGTCACTCATTACCCAACCTCAAGCACAGAGCACGACCAGTATCCTCCCGCTACATCCCCCGGTGCAGGTCATTCAGGTAGCTCAGCCATTCGGTCCCGCAATAAATCCAGCACCAGCCAATCAGAATATTATATTACTTCAACCACCAGCTCCTGCACCTTGTCCGCCCGTTCCTAAACCGCCTGTGGGGCAGCAAATCGTTATAATCCAAGCCACCCCCAACCAGAACAGCCTTCCTTTGACGGCTCAGCCTGCCCCTTCTGTGGTCATGCCCATTAATGCAACCAGTCCCGTCGTTTGCCCTTCAAACCCTGTGCAAAACGCGGTGATCCCACAGACGTTTGGTGGAAAACATCTCGTTCATATATTGCCCAGACCCAGCCCTGTGCTGCCGTCCAGCACCGCACAGCAAGTACCCGCGCCTGCCGCTGCCGCCGCAAATCAACAGCCGCCAACTATCTCTCTCAATGGACAGCTGTTTGCATTGCAGCCTATGAATCCTACATCTGGATCCTCCAACCAAACACCTATGCAAATTATCCAGCCAACAACCAGTGAGGATCCCAACACCAATGTCGCTCTCAACACGTTCGGTGCATTGGCCAACCTGAGCCAGAACATCTCTCAGCTGGCCGGGCACAATTGCCTACAGTTTACCCTTAATCCCCCTGCACCACCTACCAGCACCACATCAGTAAACTGCGTCTCGTTGTCTGGAACCGGTGTAACGGCCACAGTCGCTGAAACCTCTTCTACTTTACCCATTAAATCTGTTATGACAAAGCCTTTATCAGTAAAGCCTGCAACTAATGCTGCAATGGCCGGTGCAAAGCCCAAAAAGACAGTCAAGAAACCAACGGTGAAGAAAGGAGCTTCTGCTAAAAAGGATCCTGCTGCAGCCACTAAACCAGAGCCTCTGAAAACGCAGACCAGTAATGGACCTCATATTGAAATGGAGAAAGCTCCTGACTTGGCGACAGCTTCCACTATAGAAGAGAAAGCAGGAGGTCAATCCTCGGAAAGCAGCCCAAGTGAGAAACCCAATGATGTCAGAAATCCTGCAAACGCTGAAGGAAATCCAACTTCATCCGACCAGAGGCATGATAAGCTCTCAGCTGCGCACTTTGAGAATCCTGCAGAAGAGGATAGTGGAGCACAGAACAAGCGCAGACCGGATCCCGAATGTTTTACGGGAGATGTAGATCCTGGCAATCATCCTATAATAGCGGAGACCCTTCAAGAACCTCAGGTTGTAGAGAGTCCTCAAGACTCAATTGACGTAACCTCTGGTAGAAGTTCGGATCATGTCACGGCTTCTAGACCTTGCCAAGAAGAAGGTGGCACTCCAACTTTAACTGCTGCCGACTTGCTGGAAACGCAAATATTGACTGATGACCCAAATGAGAAATCCCTCTCTTTAAAAGGAGACTGTAAGGATCTTGACAGTCAGGGACCACCGTTCAGAAAAGTGAAGACTAAAGAACCTGTGACTATGGGCGAAACGAGGCCAGAACCAGTTATCCCCAACCCAAATCAGACTGGTAACTCCGAACAAGATGGCGGCAGCAACGCCTCTGCGACTAATCGGCAAACGGACTCTCCCTCGTCTGGTAGTTCTGCCAGCAGTCGTAACTTCTCAGTAGCCTCAATGTTGCCAGATGCCAACAGGGATGATGTCGTTAGTGGAGCGTCACTGGGGCCAGCATTTAGCGGTTGTGGGTTTTCGGAGCAGAATGACATAGTTGCCGTCGCGGCTAGAGCCATCTTTGATCATGAAACTCTCTCGAAAGTAAGATCAAGAGTTCAGGCAGAACCAGGAAGGTCAGTTCCCGTTTCCACGAGCTCGGAAGCAGAAGCTTTGCCTACAGACTGTCGGCTCCCTTTCAAGCCCCATGTGGCAAAAGAAAACCCCTCTCGACTCCAGCCTTCATCCCATTCTTTCACCCCCACGGATACTAATGGCCGCCCCTGTGTCGATCGTCTGGTAGAAAAAAGTAATTGTGCGATTATGAATGCTGCCAGTCTGTCATTACAGATCTCCACATCTCAGTCTCAGAGTGTGACCAGTCTGAGCATCAATAATTTAATAGACCCGGTTGGGGTTAACCATTCGGTGAACTGCGCCAGTGTGTTGCAAACCTCGGAAAACATGTCCATGCCTCTGTCCACAAATACTTCTATGTCCTCCAGCACTTACGAGAGCCAGACGGAGGTGACGACGGCCATGTCCGACTACTCGCATGAGCAGGTACACTCGATGAGTTCGGCCGTCATGCAGGTATCTCGGCCGACAGTTCCTCTCCTGAAACAAACACTCGATGCTAGAAAAGAGTCCAACAAACGTTCGGCTCACGAGGACGGGATGCTTCCTGCAGCCAAGAGACCGAAGCAGTGTCTGGTTCCAATCAGGCTTGACCGGTTGCAGTCTTTAGGCAGCGTCACAGAGCAGAACGAAGTAATGGTCGGTCACGTCGTGTCCGATTCCTCCGCATCTGCGGTGTCCATATCCAGTAGTGTCCAAAGCCGCAGCGAGGGGCTGTCCAATCTGCTGACTTCAAATAATAACTTTATTAACCCGACTCTGAGACAGTCTGATTTGCGCTGCAATTCGCAACCTTCTGTATCTGAACAGGGTCAGATAGGGAACCAGCACCTTCAACCTCTGCATTCGCACCAACAGCAAGTACCTCTCCACAGTAACAACCCGTACTtgaagcagcagcagcaacaagcgGGACATTTACGGGACCATCATCACTTGTATCAGCAACAGCAAGTCCCACATGTGGACCGTTCCCTCCGCCCACAGTCCCATAACATTCAGCAACAGCGAATGGTACAGCAGGACGTCCAGATGCAGAAGAAACAGAACCCCGTCCAAGGTGCTCAGGCGGCACGGCTGTCTCTGCAACAGAAACACCTGACGGAGCAAAATCGGCATAAAAGTGGTCAGCCCCATCACCAACAGatccaacagcagcagcagatccCTCCTCATTTTGGAAATGCCCAAGCAGAGAAGCCATGTGAAAACAGTGCACCGTCCCGAGGTCTCCACATAGCCCACCCTCACGGTCATGTGAGTCAGGATATGCTTCATCAACATCAGCAGGATATCAACCGCTTGCAAGGATCCATTATGTCATCCGAGCACTTATCGGGTCACAACCAAGTCCAAAGGCTCATGACCTCGAGAAGTTTAGAGCAGCAGATGGCTTCCCAAGTGAACGTGGTCTCTCGACCTCCAAATATGACATGTGTCCCACACCGGCAGGAAAGAAACCGAGTATCTAGTTACTCTGCCGAGGCGCTTATCGGAAAGAGCACCTCAAACACAGAACCGAGAATTGGAGTCTCTGTCCAAGCTTCACGGGTATCGGAGCAGATTGAAATGCGGAAGTATCTGGATGTATCCAGGAACAAAGTTCTACCAACCCATAATCTTCAGGGCCACATGTCCATCGAGCATGGCATCAATGCAGAATCTCAGAGGCTTCCAGAGTGCCAAACCTATAAGCCAGGAGGCTTACCTCAGCAGCAAGCAGCTTCCTTTGAAGTTCAGACATCGAGAAACAATGAAGGTGGCACAAACACAAATATGAGGGGACTGCAGTCACAAAACTATAGGATAAGCCAGAATAGTAATTCGGCCATGGATCGGCAAAAGCACCTGCCCTACCAGAGCGTCCAAGAGGTGCCCATCGCAAACACCCTTCCCATTAGAGAAAATGAGAATTCTTGTCACCAGACCTTCATGCAAAGTTTGTTGGCGCCTCACATTGGAGACCAAGCTGGGGCGAGTCAGCGGTCAATCTCCAGCCATCAGCGGATGCAGTACAACACCTCGTCTAGCATCGAGTTCAGTTGTCCTCCGGCTCGTGAGTCCCTGCACCTCCGTAGAGAGAATGAGGGTCAGAACCGGGAAAGCTGTGACTTGGTGATGGGACAAGTGAACCCCAGGAACAATTCTTTAAATATTCCTTTCTCCAGCTCTTCTGGAGACATCCAGGGCAGGAATACGAGTCCTCACATGCAAAAATCTGTTCGGGGGTCTGACGGGCAGACAAAGAACCAGCTGAATATACAAGTTTCCATTAACATGCATGGTGTGGTTCATCCACCCATTCCTCATCATTCCATCACCCATGGAAATGGAGATCAGCGGCAAACAGTGAGGCAGACTAATCACTCGGTAGCCCAGCGTTCCAGGCATTCTCTACAAGAGGAACCAGATGCCAAAACTCGTCAACCTGAAAGAAACCGATCTGGAAACCAAAGGCATGGTAATATGTTTGATTCTGCGCTGCCTCCTCTGCCCCTAGCCGGCCCGAGTAGCATGATCCTTGGGCGACAGCAGCCCGTGACGGAAAAGCGGACCGGAATAGTTCGTTTTATGCCTGACAGCCCCCAGGTGTCTGCTGAAAATCCAGCTCCTGACCAACATACGCTTACCCAGAATTTCGGATTCCCGTTCATCCCGGAGGGTACAATGAATCCACCCATTAATGCAAATGCATCTTTCATCCCTCCCGTTACACAGACCACAGCCACACGGACGCCTGCCCTGATCCCGGTAGATCCACAGAACACGTTGCCCTCTTTTTACCCTCCATATTCTCCAGCTCATCCAAGTTTGTCCAACGACCTCACCCTCCCCTACTTCTCCAACCAGATGTTTCCTAATCCAAGCACTGAGAAGCCCAACGGCAATAGGTTTGGCTCCATACTGTCCCCACCAAGGCCTGTAGGCTTCTCCCAAACAACATTCCCCCTCCTGCCAGAAATGCCCCCGATGCACATGACCAACCCGTCCCACCTGTCAAACTTCAACCTGACCTCCTTGTTTCCAGAAATTGCCACCGCTCTCCCTGCTGATGGCTCGGCAGTGTCGCCGTTGCTTTCCATATCTCACCCTTCCGCTTCGGACTCGTCAAAGCAGACGTCAAATCGGCCAGCACACAACATAAGCCATATATTGGGCCACGACTCCAGTTCGGCAGTGTGA